The genomic segment CACACACATAAAAAGGACAGCAATTGATAAACACAGTCTACTCATCATTTCTACTTTGAAAGAGAATgcatcttttttctttatttagtaAATGAAAGCAAGAACTTCTACTTACTTGCTCAACAATAAACTGTATCAGTGCTTCAATTTTCAAACCTCTTCGCACAATTCCTTGCACAGTAGGAAATCTTGCATCATCCCATCCATCAACTTTCCCATTTTGTACAAACCATAGAAGCTTTCGTTTGCTGAGGAGAGTGTAAACCAAATTCAACCGGCTGAATTCATAGATAAGAACTTTTCTAAGACCCATGTCCTCTTGAATTCGGTAATACTGAGCATTGCGGTCATGGTATTCACTTGATCGCAGGGCATGTGTGATTCCTTCTCTAGCATCAACATATGGACAAGCAAAATCATAAGTTGGATAAACTTTATACTTGGATCCAATTCTATGATGAGGCATTGGATTGCAACGATAATAAACAGGATCTCGAAGTGATTTGTTGGGGTCCTGCATATCCAACTTGCCCCGGATACAACACTGCAAGCCCCTCTCTGTTCCAGCAATCATTTCCTTCCACAATTTTAAGTTCTCCTCTACACTATTATTCCTGCATTTGGATTCAATGCCATCCATTCTTTCCTTTTGCATTTGTTCACGTGGAGTATCATCAACATATGCTTTACCCTGGCGAATTAAATTTTCAGCCATTTCCATCAACTCAGGGAAGTAATCTGATGTATAGGTAATTTCTTCATATTTAATACCCAAAGTATCAATATCTTTCAACAGGTTGTCCACAAATTCATTACTTTCTTTAGCAGGATTGGTATCATCAAAACGCACAATAACCTGGCCCTGGTATCTCTCagcaaaatatttgtttaacaGAGCTGCTTTTGAGTGTCCAATATGAAGATAGCCACTTGGTTCGGGTGCAAATCGCAAGCGGACTTTTCCAACTTCAGCATCTGGAAGATCTATTTCTGCTGAAGGTTTGCTTCCTCCTTTTTGGTTCTCAGATACAGCCCCATTCACATTCTTCGCTCTATCAGTGATTACGGACTGGTCTTTTGACTTGTTTGCTGTTGGCTCTCCCGATCCTTTTTTGCCAACATATGCGGACGTGACTTCGTTCAAGGCAGTACCATGTTCTGTCACTATCGAATTGAACCATCGTACAAGATTTGTATATTTCTTTGATTTCCTTAGACTTTCCCATCTCTTTCCAGAACCTGCAAATAATAGCAAAAATAGAATCTATCTGAATACTGGGTCATAACCTATAAGCTGCCAAGCTAACATGATAAAAATAGAGAAACCGAAGAGATTTATTTTGGCTACACACTACCACAGCATTATGTAAAATTATTGGCCATAATATAGTTCCTGTGCTCAAAAGAACAGCCACACACTAAACCTAGTAGATCCTGATGGTTTGTTGGCATGGATACAGCATAGCAATAACCTCAAAATGCAATCATAAACACCATGATTTTCGCTTCCATAGGCAGTTTGTGTAAAAAATAGAcgtaattaaaacattttaccTGCAAGGCCTGCCCAGATTGCTATGTCTGCAATTGACAACGAATAACCAACCAAAAATGTACGCTTCTCCAAGTACTCATCTATATATTTGCATGCATTCTCAAAAGCAGGGCCTGATGAGAGGATAGGAGCATACTCTAGCCATTCATCAATCTGAAAAAGCAAAAGGGAAATGAAGAAATAAGATGATAGTGAGTTCATAACTAGAAGTAAAAGGATTCGCACAAAAGAACCATTTGGAAAACAATTCAAGAGATTAATGTAAAGCAACAGTGTAGTTGTCATGAAAAATATTCATCCTTCCATCTTCACTAAAACATCTTCAGGGACTCCAtgcattattttattaagttacaCAAAGAAAATCACCTGGCTAGATTCAAATGCATTTTGTCCATAGAAATTGGGAAGACTGGCAACCCGCCCAATATAACGTAGAAGAGCAAAAGTTCCTTGCAACTTTAGCCTGCAAAGTAAATGCACTCGTCAACTAATAATAGATAGTACACAAGGGTGTTAATATCTAGCCATCACATAAACCCTTGTGTTTTCTCTCTTCAATTTCGAGATATTATTAGTACAATACGCACAGGAACCAAATTGAACATTGCCACAATCCATGTAAAACGCTATTCACACGGAAATGAAAGTCATATTAAACTTAAAACCCACATCACACTACATCATAAACGTACTAAATGATTACCATGGCTCCAAAATTGTCGATTGTACACAAAGTGGGGgcttaaaaattcaatttgaaaaaaaatttgcCAATCTTCTAGGATTGAAAACGAAATTCAACGCACATAAAAAATACAACGCTTCTGATTCTTTAGATTGAAGCATTTAACAAGTGCAGCTAGTTGTTATTCCGAGAAGTAAACATAGTGGGCGTGAAATGTTGAAGACTTGGGAGAAATGAACTTTGGGGAGGCGAAAAGTTGAAGAATTTGCAGAAATAAACAAATAGAGAGGAGATCGGAAATGTACCCatcggagaagagaaatgtAGGGGCCGAGTCGGTAGAGAGAGAGGTGTCAATCGAGGGAGATATTCCGGCGAGCCTGGCAGCGACGATTACCGGTAACGGCGGAGAAGATGCGGCGAAAGCAAAGGTTTTGATGTCCATGCTACGCTAGATTAACACTAAATAGACACTACACAGAACTTTGTTGATTGCTCCTTAATAGGTTCGACTAGGTTAAGGTTTTAAGGTGTTGAAGATAACTTGGATTTTATGTTCACTCTTCACTTCTCCACGTTCCAATTTTGacttatttttttgttctttttttccAACTGGGAGTTTTTGAACCCGAGCCCATTGAAAAATTGGCCCATTGAAAAATTTTCATCTcgagatgaagaaaaaggaaggtgTTTTTACTTTAAACGCAACATTTCCATAACAGCACCTAGTTTTGGCAACTCTAGtcaaaaatattacaaattttcaATGCACTGGCCAAGCCTTACCTggtttccttatttttttttttagttttagtgCAAAATATTTAATGCTAAAAAACTGGGGAAAATTTTGAATGATCaggaaatgaaagaaatttaaacaaataaaaatattatcctATGTTTAGATCACaagactaaaatatttttattataagatCCCTTAACAACTTCTTTCcgtttttataaaacttaaaaccatgcaatttattagtttattcttATTGCAAGTTCAAGTGAATTTATTTCAAGTCCAAAATATTTCAACTGTTTTTTTCCAGTTTCTTTTTGGTCATTAATGTGAATCAGTTGTACTGTTGTACAATGTACTCGCTAGATAAAAGAAACAAGACTAACAGATAAATAAAACTGTGTTCACAAATATAAACATGTAGTCTATGTACAAACCAATAAACTTAAGACAACTTATACGGCTGAATGCAGAAAAAAGTCACGTGAAAAACCATGggtaaaaagaaaagttaaaaagcAGGATAGGTTTTAACGTTCTATTCTGCAACAAATGATTCATGACGATTGCTGTTTTTGCtgaaagaataaagaaagaaaaactggACTGAGAATAGATGAAGAAATGAGAATAAGATTAATAATACATTATCTACAACGTACACGTTACAAGAAGTAGTTAAAGAAACGTGAAACAAATAAAGCGTTACAATGGATGCAATTAATTTCTAGCTCCGTCCTCTTTATGATGTACAAAACAGATTGTGTTGCATCATCTTATTCTTTTCCAAAACTTTAAGCTTTCAAATTATGGGCTGCAGCAAGTTCAGCAGAGAGGATAAAAGCTGATTTGCCTGCTTCCCTTAGATAGCGAACATCTCCATTCATGAGCTTCAACAGCTTTCTGCTGATCAGTAGGCTCATACCCTCCTCCGATTCTAGTCCATTATTTCCAAACATCTGGTTCAGTAATGCTTCTGGCACCCCACTCCCACCATGTGTTATGCTACATAAATACCAAAAGTACACATTAATTAGCTCTTTATGTGGTAATGCAAACTAAGTTAAGCTGTAAATCATTTTATAATGCAAGTCCTTTTTGTTAATCATGCATGAGTACATGTCGTACTGTTTTCTCCGGCCATTTAAATCACATAAATGCACAGTACTTGAGTAAATAgcataaatcaaattattaagcATAGAACAGTTACCTGAGCTCTAACTTAACAAGATGGACCGACTTCCCTAACTGCTCTTTGGTTAGAGAGCCTGCTACAGCAACCTGGCCTCCATTTGGTGTGAAATTGATGGAAATAAGTAAGAAGTCAGCCAAGACCTGCTGAAGCCTTAGACTATCACCGTATAAAGTTTCCATTACGATTTGTTCTGCAACATCATTGACTATTCGGATACTCTTTCCATTACTTTTTGTCATGACTTGGCTAAGGGAGGCAATCATTACTTCATGCAGAGTAAATTCAGCCATCTCAAGATCCAAGTAACTGTTAAACATAAGGGAGAGAAGAT from the Vigna angularis cultivar LongXiaoDou No.4 chromosome 3, ASM1680809v1, whole genome shotgun sequence genome contains:
- the LOC108326324 gene encoding glutamate--tRNA ligase, cytoplasmic, coding for MDIKTFAFAASSPPLPVIVAARLAGISPSIDTSLSTDSAPTFLFSDGLKLQGTFALLRYIGRVASLPNFYGQNAFESSQIDEWLEYAPILSSGPAFENACKYIDEYLEKRTFLVGYSLSIADIAIWAGLAGSGKRWESLRKSKKYTNLVRWFNSIVTEHGTALNEVTSAYVGKKGSGEPTANKSKDQSVITDRAKNVNGAVSENQKGGSKPSAEIDLPDAEVGKVRLRFAPEPSGYLHIGHSKAALLNKYFAERYQGQVIVRFDDTNPAKESNEFVDNLLKDIDTLGIKYEEITYTSDYFPELMEMAENLIRQGKAYVDDTPREQMQKERMDGIESKCRNNSVEENLKLWKEMIAGTERGLQCCIRGKLDMQDPNKSLRDPVYYRCNPMPHHRIGSKYKVYPTYDFACPYVDAREGITHALRSSEYHDRNAQYYRIQEDMGLRKVLIYEFSRLNLVYTLLSKRKLLWFVQNGKVDGWDDARFPTVQGIVRRGLKIEALIQFIVEQGASKNLNLMEWDKLWTINKKIIDPVCPRHTAVIAGKRVLLTLTDGPEKPFVRIIPRHKKYEAAGDKATTYTKRIWIDHVDAESISAGEEVTLMDWGNAIVKEIEKDQDGNITGLSGVLHLEGSVKTTKLKLTWLPEIDELVSLTLVEFDYLITKKKLEEGEDFIDVLNPCTKKEILAYGDSNMRNLQRGDVLQLERKGYFRCDVPFIRPSQPIVLYAIPDGRQQTGSK